A genomic region of Oryza glaberrima chromosome 1, OglaRS2, whole genome shotgun sequence contains the following coding sequences:
- the LOC127760070 gene encoding protein DMP2-like yields MDPNAVHVQMPAVDTEACCDDEKNPQPAREIISDHVAVRPTPAVDKTLSGASDLLKLLPTGTVLAFQALVPSFSNHGVCHAVANRYLVLALIGACAASCMLLSFTDSLIGHDGKLYYGVATLRGFRPFNFAGTREEHGTVFKDLSRFRITALDFVHAFFSAVVFLAVAFADAAVQTCLFPEAEADMRELLVNLPLGAGFLSSMVFMIFPTTRKSIGYTDMTPHSQ; encoded by the coding sequence ATGGATCCTAATGCCGTGCACGTCCAAATGCCCGCCGTTGACACCGAAGCGTGCTGTGACGATGAGAAGAATCCGCAGCCTGCACGGGAGATCATCAGCGACCACGTCGCCGTTCGGCCGACACCGGCGGTGGACAAGACGCTGTCGGGCGCGTCGGACCTGTTGAAGCTCCTGCCGACGGGCACGGTGCTGGCGTTCCAGGCGCTGGTGCCGTCCTTCAGCAACCACGGCGTCTGCCACGCCGTCGCCAACCGGTACCTGGTCCTGGCGCTCATCGGCGCCTGCGCGGCATCCTGCATGCTCCTCTCCTTCACGGACAGCCTCATCGGCCATGATGGCAAGCTCTACTACGGCGTTGCCACCCTCCGCGGGTTCCGACCCTTCAACTTCGCCGGCACGCGGGAGGAGCACGGCACCGTGTTCAAGGACCTGTCCAGGTTCAGGATCACTGCGCTCGACTTTGTCCACGCCTTCTTCTCGGCGGTGGTGTTCCTGGCCGTCGCCTTCGCCGACGCAGCCGTGCAGACGTGCCTCTTCCCGGAAGCAGAAGCGGACATGAGGGAGCTGCTGGTGAACCTGCCGCTTGGCGCCGGGTTCCTGTCCAGCATGGTGTTCATGATCTTCCCCACCACCAGGAAGAGCATAGGCTACACAGACATGACGCCCCACTCGCAGTGA